The Fervidibacillus albus genome contains a region encoding:
- a CDS encoding valine--tRNA ligase, translating to MEVKETSMSTKYDPKSVEQGRYQWWVGNGFFQATGDPDKEPYSIVIPPPNVTGKLHLGHAWDTTLQDIITRMKRMQGYDVLWLPGMDHAGIATQAKVEEKLRKEGKSRYDLGREKFLEETWRWKEEYARHIRSQWEKLGLGLDYSRERFTLDEGLSKAVQQVFVSLYKKGLIYRGEYIINWDPATKTALSDIEVIYKDVKGAFYHMRYPLKDGSGSIEIATTRPETMLGDTAVAVHPDDERYKHLIGKTVILPIVGREIPIIADEYVDMEFGSGAVKITPAHDPNDFEVGNRHGLERILVMNEDGTMNEKAGKYEGMDRFECRKQIVEDLKAQGVLLKIEEHVHSVGHSERSGAVVEPYLSTQWFVKMKPLAEAAIQWQQTENKVQFVPDRFEKTYLHWMENIRDWCISRQLWWGHRIPAWYHKETGEIYVDKTPPADIENWEQDSDVLDTWFSSALWPFSTMGWPNTEAADYNRYFPTNCLVTGYDIIFFWVSRMIFQGIEFTGKRPFQDVLIHGLVRDSQGRKMSKSLGNGVDPMEVIDQYGADSLRYFLATGSSPGQDLRFSTEKVEAVWNFANKIWNASRFALMNMEGMTNDEIDLSGEKTVADRWILSRLNDTIETVTRLAEKYEFGEVGRALYNFIWDDFCDWYIEMAKLPLYGEDEAKKKTTRSILAYVLDQTMRLLHPFMPFITEEIWQNLPVAGESITVASWPQVRKEFDDQEAVEEMKLLMEIIRSVRNIRAEVNTPMSKKIKMLVKAHDEQILQRIEKNRAYIERFCNPEQLTIAQSIEVPSKAMTAVVTGAEIVLPLEGLIDIEEEIGRLEKELEKLTKEVERVQKKLANENFLKKAPEKVVLEERAKEKDYTEKRETVKARLEELKGV from the coding sequence ATGGAAGTGAAAGAAACGTCGATGTCGACGAAATATGATCCGAAATCTGTCGAACAAGGACGTTATCAATGGTGGGTTGGTAATGGCTTTTTTCAGGCGACCGGTGATCCGGACAAAGAGCCGTATTCGATCGTGATTCCCCCACCGAATGTAACGGGAAAACTTCATCTCGGGCACGCTTGGGATACGACTTTACAAGATATTATTACACGAATGAAACGAATGCAAGGATACGACGTCCTTTGGTTGCCTGGAATGGACCATGCCGGGATTGCTACGCAGGCGAAAGTGGAGGAAAAACTTCGGAAGGAAGGGAAATCCCGATATGATCTCGGTCGAGAAAAATTTTTAGAAGAAACGTGGCGTTGGAAGGAAGAGTATGCCCGTCATATCCGCTCCCAATGGGAAAAACTCGGTCTCGGACTCGACTACAGTCGGGAACGTTTCACCCTCGATGAAGGATTGTCAAAAGCGGTTCAACAAGTTTTCGTTTCCCTTTACAAAAAAGGGCTCATTTACCGTGGGGAATATATTATCAATTGGGATCCCGCTACAAAAACCGCCCTTTCTGATATCGAAGTCATCTACAAAGATGTAAAGGGCGCCTTTTATCATATGCGCTATCCGTTAAAGGACGGATCGGGATCGATTGAAATTGCGACGACAAGACCGGAAACGATGCTCGGTGATACGGCCGTTGCAGTCCATCCCGATGATGAACGGTACAAACATTTAATCGGAAAAACGGTTATTTTGCCAATTGTAGGAAGGGAGATTCCGATTATCGCCGATGAATATGTCGATATGGAATTCGGTTCTGGAGCCGTCAAAATTACCCCTGCCCATGACCCGAACGATTTTGAAGTCGGAAATCGACATGGTTTGGAACGGATTTTAGTGATGAATGAAGACGGTACGATGAATGAAAAAGCCGGCAAATACGAAGGTATGGACCGTTTTGAATGCCGAAAACAAATCGTTGAAGATTTGAAGGCACAAGGTGTTCTCCTTAAAATTGAAGAACATGTACATTCCGTCGGTCATTCGGAAAGAAGCGGAGCCGTTGTTGAACCGTATTTATCCACCCAATGGTTCGTGAAAATGAAACCGTTGGCGGAAGCGGCCATTCAGTGGCAACAAACAGAAAACAAAGTCCAATTCGTCCCCGACCGTTTTGAAAAGACGTATTTGCATTGGATGGAAAATATTCGCGATTGGTGCATCTCTCGCCAACTATGGTGGGGACACAGAATTCCTGCTTGGTATCATAAAGAAACCGGGGAAATTTATGTCGACAAAACGCCGCCAGCGGATATCGAAAACTGGGAACAAGATTCGGACGTTCTCGATACGTGGTTCAGTTCGGCATTATGGCCGTTTTCAACAATGGGATGGCCGAATACAGAGGCGGCGGACTATAACCGATATTTTCCGACCAATTGTTTAGTGACGGGCTACGATATTATTTTCTTCTGGGTTTCTCGAATGATTTTCCAAGGGATTGAATTTACAGGTAAGCGTCCTTTCCAAGATGTGCTTATCCACGGTCTCGTTCGGGATAGTCAAGGACGAAAAATGAGTAAGTCCCTCGGTAACGGTGTCGATCCGATGGAAGTCATCGACCAATACGGTGCCGACTCATTACGTTACTTTTTAGCGACCGGTTCATCCCCTGGACAAGATTTACGATTCAGCACGGAAAAGGTGGAAGCCGTTTGGAATTTCGCAAATAAAATTTGGAATGCATCCCGTTTTGCTTTAATGAATATGGAAGGCATGACAAACGATGAAATCGATTTAAGCGGTGAAAAGACCGTCGCTGATCGATGGATTCTTAGCCGCCTAAACGACACGATTGAAACGGTTACTCGATTGGCGGAAAAGTACGAATTTGGAGAAGTCGGAAGAGCTCTTTACAATTTCATTTGGGATGATTTTTGTGACTGGTATATCGAAATGGCGAAACTTCCGTTATACGGGGAAGATGAAGCGAAGAAAAAGACGACGCGTTCGATTCTCGCCTATGTATTAGACCAAACGATGCGGCTTCTTCATCCGTTCATGCCGTTTATAACGGAAGAAATCTGGCAAAATTTACCGGTGGCTGGTGAGTCGATTACCGTAGCAAGTTGGCCTCAAGTACGAAAAGAATTCGATGATCAAGAGGCTGTTGAAGAGATGAAATTGTTGATGGAAATCATTCGCTCTGTAAGAAATATACGAGCGGAAGTCAATACACCGATGAGTAAAAAAATCAAAATGCTCGTAAAGGCGCATGATGAGCAGATTTTACAAAGGATCGAGAAAAATCGAGCATATATCGAACGGTTCTGTAACCCGGAACAATTGACGATAGCCCAATCGATTGAAGTTCCAAGCAAAGCGATGACCGCTGTCGTCACCGGTGCGGAGATCGTATTACCCCTTGAAGGCTTAATTGACATTGAAGAAGAAATCGGCCGGTTGGAAAAAGAATTGGAGAAACTTACGAAAGAAGTTGAACGGGTTCAGAAAAAATTAGCAAATGAAAACTTCCTTAAAAAGGCTCCGGAAAAGGTCGTTTTAGAGGAGCGTGCGAAGGAAAAAGATTATACTGAAAAACGGGAGACGGTAAAAGCTAGACTTGAAGAGTTAAAAGGAGTATAA